A section of the Felis catus isolate Fca126 chromosome A2 unlocalized genomic scaffold, F.catus_Fca126_mat1.0 chrA2_random_Un_scaffold_38, whole genome shotgun sequence genome encodes:
- the LOC123383556 gene encoding ral guanine nucleotide dissociation stimulator-like isoform X1 yields MFSCCFPRYRGSGCQKPQCAGLLRCWRGFLNPRWRCLRMFSRRSHKSHMPQMEENLNESPCSTSLKERRKPHAISTKPRWLRGTKVTRGDDNENCVRWTIDAGLLKQRVEHLVPAFLGRDPTYVSTFLGTYTTFTTTQKVLEVLFMRYGCFHSEAEEDGGPREQEKLAISSILGTWMDHYPEEFFRPPDFTSLKLLRAYVRVHMPGSELQRRARLLYSWRKHPLAAALEPLPDVPRERAPAISVVPTATSQPRLPEATSSPGAQRVRESETLTAQTPPGHEEWTIDGGWMLLEQRVEHLVPAFLGGDPSYLFTFLSTYRAFATTQQVLEILFMRYGCFHSEAEEDGGPREQEKLAISSILGTWMDHYPEEFFRPPDFTSLMLLRAYVRIHMPGSELQRRARLLYSWRKHPLVAALEPRPDVPRERAPAISVVPTAASQPRLPEATSSPGAKRVRESETLTAASPPGQEVLPALADSQELEEPPAPLVVLEHEQPSAPAGGVTEGLEQPPAAAEQPASAPHQRLMSAAAPQDEFPHLDIAFFVMLGLGIEIFSVLMYYWLTLNT; encoded by the exons ATGTTCTCTTGTTGTTTTCCCAGGTACCGGGGCTCTGGATGCCAGAAACCCCAGTGCGCAGGATTACTCAGATGTTGGAGAGGTTTCCTTAACCCACGCTGGCGATGCCTCAGGATGTTTTCCAGGAGGTCACATAAG AGCCACATGCCACAGATGGAGGAGAACCTGAATGAGAGCCCCTGCTCTACTTCcctgaaggaaaggaggaagcccCATGCCATCAGCACGAAGCCACGCTGGCTCAGG GGTACAAAGGTCACACGCGGGGATGATAATGAGAACTGTGTGCGGTGGACCATCGATGCAGGCCTGCTGAAGCAGCGAGTGGAACACCTCGTGCCCGCCTTCCTGGGGAGAGACCCCACATATGTCTCCACCTTCTTGGGCACGTACACAACCTTTACTACCACCCAAAAGGTCTTGGAAGTGTTGTTTATGAG atACGGATGCTTCCATtcggaggctgaggaggatggCGGACCCCGGGAGCAGGAGAAACT ggccatctcctccatcctgggcacctggatggatcacTACCCCGAGGAATTTTTCCGCCCTCCAGACTTCACCAGCTTGAAGCTGCTGCGGGCGTACGTAAGGGTCCACATgccgggctccgagctgcagcGCCGCGCCCGTCTTCTCTACTCATGGCGGAAACACC CTTTGGCAGCAGCTCTAGAGCCCCTTCCAGACGTGCCTCGGGAGCGAGCCCCCGCTATCTCTGTGGTGCCCACTGCAACCTCGCAGCCCAGGCTGCCGGAAGCCACCAGTTCTCCTGGAGCTCAGCGCGTACGAGAATCGGAGACCCTCACTGCACAGACCCCACCAGGGCATGAG gaATGGACCATCGACGGAGGCTGGATGCTACTGGAACAGCGAGTGGAGCACCTGGTACCTGCTTTCCTGGGTGGAGACCCCTCCTACCTCTTCACATTCTTGAGCACGTACAGAGCTTTTGCTACCACCCAGCAGGTCCTGGAAATACTGTTTATGAG atACGGATGCTTCCATtcggaggctgaggaggatggCGGACCCCGGGAGCAGGAGAAACT ggccatctcctccatcctgggcacctggatggatcacTACCCCGAGGAATTTTTCCGCCCTCCAGACTTCACCAGCTTGATGCTGCTGCGGGCGTATGTAAGGATCCACatgccaggctccgagctgcagcGCCGCGCCCGCCTTCTCTACTCATGGCGGAAACACC CTTTGGTAGCAGCTCTAGAGCCCCGTCCAGACGTGCCTCGGGAGCGAGCCCCCGCTATCTCTGTGGTGCCCACTGCAGCCTCGCAGCCCAGGCTGCCGGAAGCCACCAGTTCTCCTGGAGCTAAGCGCGTACGAGAATCGGAGACCCTCACTGCAGCGTCCCCACCAGGGCAGGAGGtactcccagctctggctgatagtcaggagctggaagagccaCCTGCCCCTTTGGTGGTCCTAGAGCATGAGCAGCCCTCAGCCCCAGCCGGCGGAGTCACGGAAGGGCTGGAGCAACCACCTGCTGCAGCTGAGCAACCAGCCTCAGCTCCCCATCAGCGGCTCATGTCGGCTGCAGCCCCACAGGATGAATTCCCTCACCTCGACATTGCGTTCTTTGTCATGTTAGGATTAGGCATAGAGATATTTAGTGTACTTATGTACTATTGGCTTACACTTAACACATAA
- the LOC123383556 gene encoding ral guanine nucleotide dissociation stimulator-like isoform X2, with protein sequence MFSRRSHKSHMPQMEENLNESPCSTSLKERRKPHAISTKPRWLRGTKVTRGDDNENCVRWTIDAGLLKQRVEHLVPAFLGRDPTYVSTFLGTYTTFTTTQKVLEVLFMRYGCFHSEAEEDGGPREQEKLAISSILGTWMDHYPEEFFRPPDFTSLKLLRAYVRVHMPGSELQRRARLLYSWRKHPLAAALEPLPDVPRERAPAISVVPTATSQPRLPEATSSPGAQRVRESETLTAQTPPGHEEWTIDGGWMLLEQRVEHLVPAFLGGDPSYLFTFLSTYRAFATTQQVLEILFMRYGCFHSEAEEDGGPREQEKLAISSILGTWMDHYPEEFFRPPDFTSLMLLRAYVRIHMPGSELQRRARLLYSWRKHPLVAALEPRPDVPRERAPAISVVPTAASQPRLPEATSSPGAKRVRESETLTAASPPGQEVLPALADSQELEEPPAPLVVLEHEQPSAPAGGVTEGLEQPPAAAEQPASAPHQRLMSAAAPQDEFPHLDIAFFVMLGLGIEIFSVLMYYWLTLNT encoded by the exons ATGTTTTCCAGGAGGTCACATAAG AGCCACATGCCACAGATGGAGGAGAACCTGAATGAGAGCCCCTGCTCTACTTCcctgaaggaaaggaggaagcccCATGCCATCAGCACGAAGCCACGCTGGCTCAGG GGTACAAAGGTCACACGCGGGGATGATAATGAGAACTGTGTGCGGTGGACCATCGATGCAGGCCTGCTGAAGCAGCGAGTGGAACACCTCGTGCCCGCCTTCCTGGGGAGAGACCCCACATATGTCTCCACCTTCTTGGGCACGTACACAACCTTTACTACCACCCAAAAGGTCTTGGAAGTGTTGTTTATGAG atACGGATGCTTCCATtcggaggctgaggaggatggCGGACCCCGGGAGCAGGAGAAACT ggccatctcctccatcctgggcacctggatggatcacTACCCCGAGGAATTTTTCCGCCCTCCAGACTTCACCAGCTTGAAGCTGCTGCGGGCGTACGTAAGGGTCCACATgccgggctccgagctgcagcGCCGCGCCCGTCTTCTCTACTCATGGCGGAAACACC CTTTGGCAGCAGCTCTAGAGCCCCTTCCAGACGTGCCTCGGGAGCGAGCCCCCGCTATCTCTGTGGTGCCCACTGCAACCTCGCAGCCCAGGCTGCCGGAAGCCACCAGTTCTCCTGGAGCTCAGCGCGTACGAGAATCGGAGACCCTCACTGCACAGACCCCACCAGGGCATGAG gaATGGACCATCGACGGAGGCTGGATGCTACTGGAACAGCGAGTGGAGCACCTGGTACCTGCTTTCCTGGGTGGAGACCCCTCCTACCTCTTCACATTCTTGAGCACGTACAGAGCTTTTGCTACCACCCAGCAGGTCCTGGAAATACTGTTTATGAG atACGGATGCTTCCATtcggaggctgaggaggatggCGGACCCCGGGAGCAGGAGAAACT ggccatctcctccatcctgggcacctggatggatcacTACCCCGAGGAATTTTTCCGCCCTCCAGACTTCACCAGCTTGATGCTGCTGCGGGCGTATGTAAGGATCCACatgccaggctccgagctgcagcGCCGCGCCCGCCTTCTCTACTCATGGCGGAAACACC CTTTGGTAGCAGCTCTAGAGCCCCGTCCAGACGTGCCTCGGGAGCGAGCCCCCGCTATCTCTGTGGTGCCCACTGCAGCCTCGCAGCCCAGGCTGCCGGAAGCCACCAGTTCTCCTGGAGCTAAGCGCGTACGAGAATCGGAGACCCTCACTGCAGCGTCCCCACCAGGGCAGGAGGtactcccagctctggctgatagtcaggagctggaagagccaCCTGCCCCTTTGGTGGTCCTAGAGCATGAGCAGCCCTCAGCCCCAGCCGGCGGAGTCACGGAAGGGCTGGAGCAACCACCTGCTGCAGCTGAGCAACCAGCCTCAGCTCCCCATCAGCGGCTCATGTCGGCTGCAGCCCCACAGGATGAATTCCCTCACCTCGACATTGCGTTCTTTGTCATGTTAGGATTAGGCATAGAGATATTTAGTGTACTTATGTACTATTGGCTTACACTTAACACATAA